From Acropora muricata isolate sample 2 chromosome 14, ASM3666990v1, whole genome shotgun sequence, one genomic window encodes:
- the LOC136899266 gene encoding uncharacterized protein, protein MNDILFAYGIPKETVNGIMMLYKNTRSLVRLPEGDTSFFYITPGVLQGDTLAPSIFIICLNYVLLRKAIDEKLDLGSTLIQRRSRRHPAKKISDTDYADDIASLTDCIKDAEATLHSVEKLAKVIDLFDNATKTRIICLNQNAGSGINSLNGEIIDLENDLKYLGSFIASTERDFNIRLEEAWAALNRMNNIWKSNLPHQLKRNFFRATVQSVLVYGSISWTLTSSLEKKIDGSYTRMLGAALNKSWIDHLSNAYLYGNVPCVTATIRQQRLRFTGHCWRSINELSSELLLWEPSHGKRS, encoded by the coding sequence ATGAATGATATCTTATTTGCGTATGGAATACCAAAAGAAACGGTAAATGGAATCATGATGCTTTACAAGAATACTCGTTCATTGGTTCGATTGCCAGAGGGAGATACATCGTTCTTTTATATCACACCTGGTGTCCTACAGGGTGACACGTTGGCGCCATCTATCTTCATAATCTGCTTAAACTACGTACTACTAAGAAAAGCCATCGATGAAAAGCTAGACCTTGGTTCCACACTCATCCAAAGAAGAAGTAGACGTCATCCAGCAAAGAAAATATCAGATACCGACTACGCTGATGATATTGCATCACTGACAGATTGCATCAAAGATGCAGAAGCAACTCTCCATAGTGTTGAAAAGCTTGCTAAAGTGATTGATCTCTTTGATAACGCAACAAAAACGAGAATCATCTGTCTAAACCAAAATGCTGGAAGTGGTATTAATTCATTGAATGGGGAAATTATCGACCTGGAGAACGATTTAAAGTATCTTGGCAGCTTTATTGCTTCCACTGAGAGGGACTTCAATATTCGACTTGAAGAAGCCTGGGCTGCCCTAAATAGAATGAACAATATCTGGAAGTCCAATCTACCACATCAGCTCAAAAGAAACTTCTTTAGAGCAACAGTCCAATCTGTTCTTGTTTATGGCTCGATCTCCTGGACACTGACATCATCTCTCGAGAAAAAGATTGATGGTTCATATACGAGAATGTTAGGAGCAGCTTTGAACAAATCCTGGATCGACCATCTCTCCAATGCTTACCTGTATGGAAATGTTCCTTGTGTCACTGCAACGATTCGCCAACAAAGACTACGCTTTACTGGACACTGCTGGCGTAGCATAAATGAACTGTCCTCAGAATTGTTACTTTGGGAACCGTCTCATGGTAAACGCAGTTGA